The Neomonachus schauinslandi chromosome 4, ASM220157v2, whole genome shotgun sequence genome includes a region encoding these proteins:
- the FNDC10 gene encoding fibronectin type III domain-containing protein 10 has protein sequence MRAPPLLLLLAACATAPTPPGWEPAADAPWCPYKVLPEGPEAGGGRLCFRSPARGFRCQAPGCAAHASAGRSLRASVLRNRSVLVQWRLAPAEARRVRAFALNCSWRGAYTRFPCERVLLGASCRDYLLPDVHDGVRYRLCLQPLPLPLRAEPAAAAAAPEPAGPAECVEFAAEPAGMREIVVAMTAVGGSICVMLVVICLLVAYITENLMHPAFGRPGLRRQP, from the coding sequence ATGCGCGCcccgccgctgctgctgctgctggccgcCTGCGCCACCGCCCCGACGCCGCCGGGCTGGGAGCCGGCGGCCGACGCGCCCTGGTGCCCCTACAAGGTGCTGCCCGAGGGCCCCGAGGCGGGCGGCGGGCGCCTCTGCTTCCGCAGCCCCGCGCGCGGCTTCCGCTGCCAGGCGCCCGGCTGCGCGGCGCACGCCTCTGCCGGCCGCTCGCTGCGCGCCAGCGTCCTGCGCAACCGCAGCGTGCTGGTGCAGTGGCGCCTGGCGCCGGCCGAGGCGCGCCGCGTGCGCGCCTTCGCGCTCAACTGCTCGTGGCGCGGCGCCTACACGCGCTTCCCGTGCGAGCGCGTGCTGCTCGGCGCCTCCTGCCGCGACTACCTGCTGCCCGACGTGCACGACGGCGTGCGCTACCGCCTGTGCCTGCAGCCGCTGCCGCTGCCGTTGCGCGCCgagcccgccgccgccgccgccgccccggaGCCCGCCGGGCCCGCCGAGTGCGTGGAGTTCGCTGCCGAGCCCGCCGGCATGCGGGAGATCGTGGTGGCCATGACGGCGGTGGGCGGCTCCATCTGCGTCATGCTGGTGGTCATCTGCCTGCTCGTGGCCTACATCACCGAGAACCTCATGCACCCGGCTTTCGGGCGCCCGGGCCTGCGCAGGCAGCCCTGA